A DNA window from Brassica napus cultivar Da-Ae chromosome C1, Da-Ae, whole genome shotgun sequence contains the following coding sequences:
- the LOC106437442 gene encoding probable glycosyltransferase At5g03795 gives MVTMKSPLRIFIEVSMKELIRGFRRQRIRWRNAFLLGSIMTTIVILLHTPTFSIFSDDEETESSYSSPIYLNGSLHLNIQIVSEAKVESFPSLTTSPVVKTNSSYEFKRVDGETNLPRKRQKRKRRKKTKDDLILTDPPPAPRHVLSSLERRALSLPPKEALAFAKLEIQRAPEVVNDTELFAPVFRNLSIFKRSYELMELILKVHIYPDGEKPIFHQPHLNGIYASEGWFMKLMESNTQFVTKNPEKAHLFYMPYSVKQLQHAIFVPGSHNIKPLSIFIRDYVNMLSIKYPFWNRTHGSDHFLVACHDWGPYTVNEHPELRQNTIKALCNADLSDGIFVPGRDVSLPETSIRNAGRPLRNIGNGNRVSQRPILAFFAGNLHGRVRPQLLKHWRNKDGDMKIYGPLPHNVARKMTYVQHMKSSKYCLCPMGYEVNSPRIVEAIYYECVPVIIADNFVLPFSEVLDWSAFSVVVPEKDIPRLKEILLEIPMRRYLKMQSNVKMVQKHFLWSPKPRRYDVFHMILHSIWSNLLHQNQTSNHVPSFRQHP, from the exons ATGGTGACGATGAAAAGCCCTTTGAGGATATTCATAGAGGTTTCGATGAAGGAATTGATTAGAGGTTTCAGGAGGCAAAGGATCAGATGGAGAAACGCGTTTCTTCTCGGTTCTATAATGACCACCATTGTTATTCTTCTTCACACACCCACGTTTTCTATCTTCTCCGATGATGAAGAAACCGAGTCTTCTTATTCTTCGCCTATTTACTTGAACGGCTCTCTTCATTTGAACATCCAAATTGTTAGTGAAGCAAAGGTTGAAAGCTTTCCCTCTCTTACAACGTCTCCTGTAGTGAAAACGAATTCTTCCTACGAGTTCAAACGTGTAGATGGAGAAACCAATCTACCGAGGAAAAGacaaaaaaggaagagaagaaagaagacaaaagaCGATCTCATTCTCACTGATCCTCCACCAGCACCACGACATGTTCTTTCTTCCTTAGAG AGACGTGCTCTTTCATTGCCACCAAAGGAAGCCTTAGCTTTTGCAAAGCTGGAGATTCAGCGAGCACCTGAAGTCGTGAATGACACGGAACTGTTTGCTCCAGTGTTTCGTAATCTCTCTATTTTCAAAAG GAGCTATGAGCTTATGGAACTTATTTTAAAGGTCCACATATACCCCGACGGAGAGAAACCGATATTCCATCAGCCGCATTTGAATGGTATATATGCTTCAGAAGGTTGGTTCATGAAGCTAATGGAATCAAACACACAGTTTGTAACAAAGAACCCTGAGAAGGCTCACTTATTCTACATGCCATACAGTGTGAAACAGCTCCAACATGCTATCTTTGTTCCTGGATCACATAACATTAAACCTTTATCGATCTTTATAAGAGACTACGTCAACATGCTCTCCATCAAATACCCTTTCTGGAACCGCACTCACGGATCAGATCACTTCCTCGTCGCTTGCCACGATTGg GGTCCTTACACGGTGAACGAGCACCCGGAGCTAAGACAAAACACTATTAAAGCTCTATGTAACGCAGATTTATCAGATGGAATCTTCGTCCCCGGAAGAGACGTTTCTCTCCCGGAGACTTCAATAAGAAACGCCGGGAGGCCGCTCCGTAACATCGGAAACGGAAACAGAGTTTCCCAACGTCCGATCCTCGCTTTCTTCGCTGGAAACCTCCACGGTCGTGTCCGTCCACAGCTTCTAAAACACTGGAGAAACAAAGACGGCGACATGAAAATATACGGTCCGCTTCCGCACAACGTAGCTCGTAAAATGACGTACGTGCAACACATGAAGTCAAGCAAATACTGTCTATGTCCAATGGGATACGAAGTGAACAGTCCACGAATCGTTGAGGCTATATACTACGAGTGCGTCCCCGTAATTATTGCTGATAACTTCGTCTTGCCGTTCAGCGAAGTGCTTGATTGGTCTGCGTTCTCGGTGGTTGTGCCAGAGAAGGATATTCCACGGCTTAAGGAAATACTGTTGGAGATTCCGATGAGGAGATATCTGAAGATGCAGAGCAACGTGAAGATGGTTCAGAAACATTTTTTGTGGAGTCCTAAACCTAGAAGATACGATGTGTTTCATATGATACTTCACTCTATTTGGTCTAACCTTCTCCATCAGAACCAAACTTCTAATCATGTTCCCAGTTTCAGACAGCATCCTTGA